The genomic window aAAACCATTCATGACTGGAATAACAATTTCATTTGATACTACATAcagtaagaaaacagttatgcaggtatttaacattaataaatatttaacattacatttttttatatttaataactgaTAAAcagaatttactttaaaaaaaaaaaaaagaaaaacaaactgaccccaaacttttgaccgatagtgtattttgtatttatatatatatatatatatatatatatatatatatatatatatatatatatatatatatatatatatattatatataacatatacgctgagcactatatatatatatatatatatatatatatatatatatatatatatatatatatatatatatatatatatatatatatatatagtgctcagcgtATATGTTCACCCCTTCACAAATCCCtcttttaaattcttatttttaatggaaggctttacaatattatatttgtgcatatacattaatgtactgaaaaaaatatctggagcttatctaacagaataacttacaataacgctccaaaaactagcacaacccactttatatgttatagaaaaatattaaatacaatttaaaaaaagaaagaaacatttagttgaagttttgtaggttgtaatttgattttgcaatattttgcttgaatttaatagtAATATCTTTCAATTTCTCAACATCTTTGGTGGCTAAAATATTAtcgtaataaatatatctgtttaataaatctgttctgtttagatgcaccaaaatacattgcctatattcactgagaaatgaatacaaTAAGGGTGATGTATgattcaaaatggggtgtactccattatgctgagcactatatgtGTGCGTAGTTATGTATCTATATATCAACTTTTTTTGcattatgtaataaaaaaaaaaaaaaatatatatatatatatatatatatatatatatatatatatatatacatacatatatatatatatatacatatatatatatatatatatatatatatatatatatatatatatatatatatatatatatatatatatatatatatatatataaataaataaataaatatatttttgcacGTTTCTTTCTgttgtaaaacaaatacatgtaaaaatgtgacttacaatatttcaaatttaatagctaacatgttaaaataaatattattgtaataccATAGTAATTTGAGAGAAATGCTTTGACTGAAAATGTTGAGGTCGGTAAGATTATTAGAaaagttttgacaaaaatgtgttCTGCTGACCAAGCTTCACTTATtttaacattactgtaaaatttcaatatttgtaataatgttaatataGTAAGGTGTTTATAATGTTTTCCTCTAATATGTTAAGAAAgtgatttattcctgtgattaaTAAACAACCAAACAGCAAAAGTGATAGAAGAATATGAAGTTTCTATGCATTAATAGGCGGTTGACAAGTTCAAAATCATTTTCAAGcttaaaatattcatattatttacttttatcgttaaatcttttatctttgccatgatgacagctcataataCGTTACTAGTTATTTTCCAAGACTAgtcttcagcttaaagtgactgtTGTTGCACTGTAATgttggtaaaactcaactgtttgtTTGGGAGATTTGTAAAATGAGCCCATTTACCAAATGTTCCTGgaaatgcatttgttttgacGACAAGACTAATGACTGCTTTTGTTTGTGGTGCAGCGGATTATTACATCAAGTGCATGGGGGAGGATTTCCTGATGGTGAGAGAGATGGCTCTGGAGTGCAGGAGTAAAGTTCCTCAGGCCTGTTATACGAGAGGTAAAAAGAGCAGATCTCAGTCGGTTCACACACTCAAGGGCACTTCAGCGGACACCATACACACTGCGTGTTCCTACATTACACAATCGGCAGAGTCAGATCAAGTTCAGCCTTCACAGAACAGTGGAAAGATTTTATCACAGCAATTACTTCAAAGCCGGACATTATTTACACTAACACTATTGAAGTTCGAAGACACGGAAAATTAAAGCAGTCCGAATATGATATGCATGCCCATATCCTTTTACCTGCCAGGATAACGTGCTTTAGTGAGGTCAATGttgggtgatgcggtggcgcagtaggtagtgctgtcgcctcacagcaaggagctcgctggttcgagcctcggctcgtttctgtgtgcatgttctccccgtgttcgcatgggtttcctccaggtgccctgGTTAATTATTAATAGAATAATTAAGGGGctagggtgaagcagtggcgcagtaggtagtgctgtcgcctcacagcaaggaggttgctgggttgctggtttgagcctcggctcagttggcgtttctgtgtggagtttgcatgttctccctgcgtttgcgttagtttcctccgggtgctttggtttcccccacagtccaaagacatgcggtacaggtgaattgggtaggctaaattgtccatagtgtatgagtgtgtgtgtgaatgtgtgtgtggatgtttcccagagatgggttgcggctggaagagcatccgctgcgtaaaaacttgctggagaagttggcggttcattcaattgtggtgaccccggatcaataaagggactaacccgacaagaaaatgaatgaatgaatgaataaaggggctaagccaaaaagaaaatgaataaatgaatgaatgaatgaatgaatgaataaaggggctaagccaaaaagaaaatgaataaatgaatgaatgaataaaggggctaagccaaaaagaaattgaatgaatgaatgaataaaggggctaagtcaaaaagaaattgaatgaatgaatgaataaaggggctaagtcaaaaagaaaatgaatgaatgaaggggctaagccaaaaagaaaatgaatgaatgaatgaatgaataaaggggttaagccaaaacaaaatgaatgaatgaatgaatgaataaaggggctaagtcaaaaagaatgaatgaatgaaggggctaagccaaaaagaaaatgaatgaatgaatgaatgaacgaatgaataaaggggctaagccaaaaaaatgaatgaatgaatgaatgaataaaggcgctaagccaaaaagaaaatgaatgaatcaattaataaaggggctaagtcaaaaagaatgaatgaatgaaggggctaagccaaaaagaaaatgaatgaatgaatgaattaattaatgaataaaggggctaagccaaaaaaatgaatgaatgaatgaatgaataaaggcgctaagccaaaaagaaaatgaatgaataaatgaataaaggggctaagtcaaaaagaatgaatgaatgaaggggctaagccaaaaagaaaatgaatgaatgaattaatgaattaatgaataaaggggctaagccaaaaaaatgaatgaatgaatgaatgaatgaatgaatgaatgaatgaataaaggcgctaagccaaaaagaaaatgaatgaataaatgaataaaggggctaagtcaaaaagaatgaatgaaggggctaagccaaaaagagaatgaatgaatgaatgaatgaatgaaggggctaagacaaaaaaaaatgaatgaatgaatgaatgaatgaataaaggggctaagccaaaaagaaaatgaatgaatgaatgaataaaggggctaagccaaaaagaaaatgaatgaatgaaagaataaaggggctaagccaaaaagaaaatgaatgaatgaatgaatgaatgaatgaatgaatgaatgaatgaatgaaggggctaagccaaaaagaaaatgaatgaatgaataaaggggctaagccaaaatgattgaataatataatatgtcaataatataatataataagataataTGTCAATAGGAAATGTGGGAAATGTGTTTGAAATGTTCCAGATGATTAACGAAATATCCGTCCCACAGCGACCGGAGAGAAAGGCTGTGTGAGTGAGCAGTTCTGCGAGAAGAAAGGCTGGAAATGCTGCTATGAACACCTGTGCAACGCCTGATCCTCACTGCAGCTTCATCTACACCtcagtcatttgttttcatttcataatCCGACAGCAATGCAGCAACATGACACAAAATAAAGGTTTCTATGCCAATGATCAGTGTGTCCTGTTTGTATAATTTAATGCAAGGACAGAAAGAGTGTACGTACTTGCTTAATGCAATGTGAGAAAATGATACTAGTCATTCTGACTGTAAGCAGGGGCGGATTCAGGGATTTAGGGGGCTAATTTAATTGAAtccgccctatatatatatatatatatatatatatatatatatatatatatatatgtatgtatgtacgtatgtttgtatgtatatacatgtacacatgtatgtatatacacatatacatacacacacacacacacacacacatatatatgtatatatatatatatatatatatatatatatatatatatatatatatatatatatatatatgtgtatatatatatatatatatatatatatatatatatatatatatatatatatatatatatatatacatacatacatacatacatacatacattcatatatatatatatatatatatacatacatacattcatatatatatatatatatatatatatatatatatatatatatatatatatatatatatatatatatatatatatatatatatatatacacggtgttgggcaagctacttgaaaaattttgtgagctaagctattagctactctacttaaaattaataatttaatactaaagctaccccctgggaaatgtaatTAGCTACAtcaaagctatttttgcaatttttatttttaatttgaagcaacttaaatccaagtcaatcatatcttagtgatcaataaaactgtcaatgaaacatatgaggcataacTGTTCTGTTCGGGTATTTAATGTAAATGGTATCCTATATATTTCATTCTTatagctttattttttatattatctttTCTACATTTGATCTCAGTAAAGTATGCAATTTTTGAGAAAATCCACtcgattacagtaatttgagtatttgtaattcgtGACATCAACATGTGGAGCGAGGACTGTTTGTTCAGCAGAGAACAGGCTGTTTTTTTGCTGAGTCAGTATCTCTTGATGAGATGTGCTGTTGCCTTTTGATTTCACCACAACATTTACTCGGCGTCTAACACAACTGTTTCAGTCTGATAAAGAACATAAACATCATTCAAGGTCTGTGATTTAGCTTGTTTACTGGTCCAAAGTTTACAGATGTACCAAGTCTTCTCTGTGTTGTTTATGTGTTGATTTTTGGCGAGCTCGCAGACTGAGGGTCAAGGTTTGGTTGGCTTGACTCCAGGAGCTCCTGCTGGTAGATGTCAAAACTACACCATCTGGttttcttctttaaaaagacTAAAGAAAGTACACTATTTATCAAGCATATATATGCAACatttttttccagacacatttttaaacataacacagtagttttaatgactaattgctaatttatttttaatttgtctttgccatgagaACACTACATATTACAGTTATTTTACTAGTATTTTATCAATATatttagatactagtattcagattaaagtgccatttaaagatTTAACTAGGCTAATTTGGTAACTAAgcaagttattggacaacagtCGCAAATCTTtaggagctaataatattaactttagcagtttttacattttcatttcattcatttactcacattcatatataaataaatggtcagtgtatcttttggtcatttGATGCTCATTTTAGAAACGGATATTGAAAAACGAAAAACGAGCCGTTTTCggattttcgttttaaaattcaaaatcgAATATTGAAATGCGATGTGTTTTTCTCTTTCATGGTGAAAAAACGAAAAACCAAAATTCGAAAAtaattagattttcattttttttatttaaaataacaaaaaataaaatcaccagaaaACAAAAACGAATAAAAGCTTCTTTTTCATATTCTGAAAGAAGATAGACCGACTCATTCACGGTAACGCaatgctgccacacacacacacaaacatgtatatacacacacacacacacacacacacacacacacacacacacacacacacacacacacacacacaaacatgtatatacacacacacacacaaacatgtatatacacacacacacacacacaaacatgtatatacacacacacacacacacacatatatatatatatacacacacacacacacacacaaacatgtatatacacacacacacacacacacacatatatatatatatatatatatatatatatatatatatatatatatatatatatatatatatatatatatatatatatatatatatatggtcaagctagttttatctggtcattttccagcctgaccagctaagaccaggctgtagGTAAGTggccaaaaccactctaaaaccagcctggtcaaccagctaaaaccagacaatttagactggtttaagctgttttttcagcagggtggtcatttaaagggatagattATCCAAAAAAATCAACATGTTaacttaatttactcaccctcactcGTTGAAGATGGCACTTTCTTTCTTCAGTGgatcattaaagaagattttgctgatttgaagATTTTTGAAATCCGTGGTGCTTATTTGCAGGCTAAATTACAAGTCAGCGGTTCCctgtttttgaatttaaaaatcaacacaaACAATTATGTCCAAAATAAGTCTTTAACTCCTGATGATGCCTGTCTTATGATGTGAAATGATTGGTCGGAGtaagaaattgaacattatttacaatattatcagCTTTATAAAAGCCTTGGCAAACAGTTCTCAGTGCGTACAAGTGTAtggaagcatatgagtagcaaaactctttttgaaatgtaatatgcGAAATGTAAAACGGCactgtatttctgtatttaaacGAGCATTGTCAAGATGTGCAAAGTTTGATGCAAGATAAAAATCTGCCATTTCCAAACacagattttaaaatgtaaattacacTAATGTTAACACATTATGAGCTGCAAAATTACACAGAAAATGTACTACCCAACTTGAATTGAGGCGTGCAACACAGAGCGCCTCTGTCAAAGTAGGAGTTTGGTTCACATTTCCGACAATAAGTCAGTCTGGTCCCACTTTACATCAAGtaaccttaactaatatgtacttacataggaactaatagtttgctacaatgtacttattgtgtaaatacatgtatttactgtgtacttatgcttgattaaatacatgtatgtaattacatctgtaactaacttttgtaattacatttgtaaatacactgttgaccatcccttacaccttaaccctccCTTAAACCTAcgcatgccaccaaacctgtccataacccaacctctatcccaactcaaaagcgccacaagtgttctcaaatacattatgaacacagtaagtacattgtatttatttttttgatgtaagtacatagtagtttgggacacttaatataaagtgggaccgtcagacttgtttccagtgcatgttggacccCGGCAGGCCTGCCCTTTCTCACCAATTaggacagaatttcaaagtggAGCCTTGAGTTGAAGGGGGTCCAGCTTAGCGACCACAAGATTTTATCTCTATcattcgcagacgatg from Danio rerio strain Tuebingen ecotype United States chromosome 13, GRCz12tu, whole genome shotgun sequence includes these protein-coding regions:
- the wu:fj16a03 gene encoding uncharacterized protein LOC335475 precursor translates to MKAWFVLFLLLPVCMADYYIKCMGEDFLMVREMALECRSKVPQACYTRATGEKGCVSEQFCEKKGWKCCYEHLCNA